TTCATGGTTTTCCTTTGTTGCTTGACTATGCAGTAGGTTGCTTATACTAACAATTAAGAGGATAATGCATTTGGGAAGCAAATGATAAAATCTAATGCCACCTTAATGTTTTTAATACATCATTTGGATGGTCAGAGATGATGAAAACTTATCAGTCAATGTGAAAGTGAAAGGGACTTTCACATGCTACTGCTTTTAGTTCTGAGACATGGCTATACTTGGTTAGGGGGAGTAATAGTGAAAACTGCTTAAGGGCCAACAttccatgtattttaaaagtgtcaGGGCCCTTTACCTGAGCATTTGAACTCCTTTCtctataagaaaaaatgaaaaaaaaaaaaaaaaaagctttattctAGTATTGTCAGAGTGCTAGGCTAGATAATTATTTGGGAACACACAAAAACATCCACTTACATCCTAAAGTAGTCAGACATTGTTTTTTAAGTGCTTACCCATGTATTCACCAAATCTTAAAACTATAATACCACTATATGACAGGAGGAAATTCAGGAACTTTGTCAAAGGATAAGTCAGTGGTGGTGGAGTACCAAGATCTAGGAAGCCTGATTCCAGGTACCCCAGAATATCACATTTTTGGCTGCCCTATTCTTTCAGGAAGACGGAATTAGAagtagcaagaaaaaaatcagactttgCTATGCCCAAATATGTAGAAGTCAGGGCGTAGGAATCTCCTTCTGGGAGTAGATATGGAGAGTTTGATACTTTTGTGTAAAGACCCCTTCTCGCTGGTTTTAAGACTAGAACTTGGGACGTGAAATAATGTTAATACTTTTAGTAGGCTGAACCCGTGAAGTCATCTGTGGGTTTGTTCAAATCTGTGGTGGAagctaaaattataattatagttTCAGTCTAAAGTAGTTGAATCAACCCTCTGCTCCCCTTGTACTCTTCAGTTGGACTCTCAGGGCATTATGGTTATATGTAACTGGATGTTTTACCAGttaatatacttttattcttgccccccacccttAAGTTAGGAAGTAGAGGCTTGTTACATTTAATGTTTACTACAAGTGTTGATGAGGGAATAAAATCCAACTTTAAAATGGCAGGTAACTGGGTTATGTTCCAAAAAAGGgaatttgtttgaattttaagtttttgacTTGAGAAGTCATGAGTAGATTGAATGTAATACTGTAAAAAGGTTTCAGAACCAGCCTTCATGAGGGCATGATATTACCTTAGTATTGTGTTTATATTTCTGATACAATTATTTGAGAGTAATACATTTCAAGTTCAACCTTAAATCTTTCTCAAAAGCTAAACATAATTGTTTTTACGATCCTTTGTTCTAGGTAGCTGTGTATCCTAGCAGATGTTATCAGCTAGATATTAGAGGAAGCTGTTTGAACAGGTAGAATCTAAAAATTGCTAGGTAATAAATCTTAGAGGATGTTAGTTACCGTTATTGGTAATTCTCGTTCTGTTGTTGGGAGTACTCTTAATCCTGCATAAATGTACCCTAAGATTAGTAGTTTATGGTTTTAGTTGACCTGCTTGTAGTAGTATGAAATCCATGAATAATCAGTCTGGTGTTTTCTGCCAGATGCAAGTGTTAGTTGTTAATGCTTGTTCTCACATGATACCCAAAATGCTTAAATATCTTTagaagagaaaattttttaaatttttgagtatttcagatttttgtttgaATTGGGAATCCATTCTTGGCAGTAATTCGCAGTATCTCTCCAAGTTATTTGGGGTGCTTCATTCCACTGACCTGATGGAATAGATTGTTAATGAAATGCTGCTTTTTGCTTTACCTTGTTACAGCTTCTCACTACTGGTGGTCTTTAGATACCCTTCAAATATGCACATTTCATTATGAGTACAAATGCTACTTTGAGTTTGCCTTAATTGCTTTTGTGTTTTATCATGTCCACTTTTGCATTCTCAGCGTCATATATGACTATTCTCACAAAATTTAATCCAAATGATATCAAAGAGAACGGAATAGGATCTGTTCTGTTTGTAGGTTAGAACTTTAGTAGTATACTAATTCTGTAGTACTCTTTTTAGcgcatttatttccttttgggtCAAAAACTTTTGGAAAAGAGTTGGGTATTTGATTAATGGGTAAAAACATGCTATTTATCCATTAGCCCATAAATGGAGTTTTATATGCTAATCAGGCAATATTCTAGAGATCCAGGGCAACGGGCAGATTAGTTTTTGCCTTCATAGAGTTTACAATCATTGAataagtcttttatttatttattttttttaaaaacaagtacaaGCAAGGGATAGATGGGGCTTCTTGGGTAGATGTCCCTTTGTCCTCCAGTCCAAACCCTGATTTTGCTGAAGTGAATCTTCTTTGCAAGAAATGAGGTTGCTTGGGAAGTGCTAGAGAAAGACAAACCtggtatttcatttttgttgctcTGTAGTTGATCACACTGGCTTTCTGAGTTGCCATCTGCCCAGAATCCGGGCTACTGTGGGAAGGGCTAGGCAGTGCGAGGGGAGCACTCTTCCTCTTTGTGGGCGCTATTTCCCAGAGCTCCTGGAATTGCTTCTTGAGTTGCAGCAGCTGTGtagatcatttttgttttgtctgtgaAGTCCAAAAAGGTTAAAGATGTGATGGGAGTACAACAGAATAATATAAACCTGTTTGTTTGGGAAAATAATAGCATCATACTTCTGAGGTTTGCTATATATGTTTACCATCTTATATTTAATTCCTCCTCTCATGATTCAAACTCTTGAGGACAAAGATTTACTTTTCTCCTCAATCTTCCTAATGGTACTTCATTACTAGTAATAAAATGCCTGTGGAATATCAAGTTTTCATCTCTTCACTTCTAGAAACttcaaacataaaataatagaagCGAGTTTATGGAAATAAGGATGATTTACATTCTGGAGATAACAGGGCAGGGAAGATGAACTTCAGGGAATTCTTTTTTGTCCCATCTCTGTAAGGGTACAGGGGTCAAGAGTACAGGTCTTTCTGTGACACATTGTTTACTCTGAGAATTAAGTTGCTTGAAACCATTTGCTCCAAAGGGAGATTGCCACTGGGTTGGTCATCTTAGGCGTACTgtgaggaagtttttttttttttatatcttgagAGTATAGATCTATAGAATATTGCCCCTTAAAGGACATTTCTAGTCCTTCCTTGAACTAAAACTTTTAAGATTGGAGTTCATTTATGTAGGTGTTTCTCCCCTCCATTCTCTGATTGTTAAGGTGATTATCTTATTGGGCAAAAAAAATCTCTTGAgctgttgtaaaaaaaaaagcttcagacTTAAGATTCTTTTCCACAACAGTAGTTTTGAATCAATGCTTGTAATGTGGTTCTGTAGTGTGGtcagtccttttgtttttgtttttgttttttttttttagttatgggtgtacacaattattttatttttttatgtggtgctgaagattgaacccagggcctcatgcgtgctaggtgagcgctctaccactgagccataatcccagctcAGTCCTTATACTTTTTGGGTGTTGGAAAATCAAAGGTTATACTTTAAGCTAATTGCAAAGGGAAAGAATCTGCATTTGCTAGTATATAATATGAATTTTACCAGGGAAAATTGGGTATTTCTCTTTGGATATAAATCACAAGCTCCAGGGCAAGAAAAAATTCTTGGAGACTTCAGTGCTGTGTGAAAAATTAGGCAGCGGAAGGAATTGAGTTATTGGGAAAAATACAGTGATGTTGAGGGTTAAATAATTGAGATGCATTAGAAAGCAAGGTGTAGATTTCTGGTTTAAAGACATTTGTGGGCCAGGGTTATAGGTCAGTTTATAAGTTTGCTTAACATGTATTAGGCCCTCGGTAGTCCCCAGCATGGGAGTGGGGTGGCATTTGGGATTAAAATGCACTCTAGAAAGGGATTCTGTACTTTCTTGAAGTTTTATTACATTTTGGAGGTAATGAAACATACTGAACATTTTAAGGGATGCCATGTTAATTGAGCAGTGATCaggttaaaatataaattgtattaaTCAAGTTTATTGTGACGGTTACTGTTTAACAGGCTTGCACTTATTGTGTAACCAGGGTTAAATACTTGTTTTTGGGTTCTGGATATAAGGGCCGCATTGCTTTGATGTGTTTTCCCCACATGGGGGTGCCAGTGGTTCAAAGGATTCTGGCCTGGTTCCAGGAGCTAAAACCTAatcttaaaaaatacagaaactttTTGAACTCTTTAAGTAGAGACCTTTCCACCCAACTAATATCTTAGAACTGTCTCTGTCCAAGGCAGTTCTGTCCTATCTTCTCATACTGAATAATGGTCTCCCTGCTTAGATAAAGCAAGCCCACTTTGCACATCCATAGTTTGATCTTTCCACCTAGAAGGCAGGCAGAGCATTCAGAAGTAGCTTTGGCTCTTTAAGGTCTCTTGTATGTGTGCTACCTGCTTCTTTGTGACTTGATATCTAGAGATAAAGCCCTATTCTAAAATTCCTGTTAGAATTGTGTTTGTTGAAAGACTCAGTTGCAATATGGGAGCAGACCTTGAGGGGGATTAATACTTACCCTTGGGAGGCTTGATTTTTTCATAGCACCGAAAGATGATAATGAAGAGAAGCCCTTCACCAAGCTGGAAAATCAtgtagaggagaggaaagaagaaaagtggtCCAATGACTTGAGGGGGAAAGGTCACCTTGAGGATGGTAGAACAGAGTTGAATGTTTTGGAATCCTGTCTCCATGCTGATGGTACGCCTGCATCTATATAGGTGAAGAAGACAAAACCACTACATAACACTCACAAGGGACTTGAGTGTGTGACTTCAGTTGCCCTCCCCAACTCCCAGATAAACTGGGACCCTTTGCAGTTCAAAGCAGGAAGAATGGGAGGAAACCAGATGTGTAGGGTGCACAATCATTTAAGAAAAGTCAAATCGATGTGTCTGATCCAACCCCATGGAGGATGGTGCCTAGAAGATTCATGAAGTTTTTCATGAAGTTTTTTGAGTACCATGGAAATTATCTGCTTTTGCAGGATTACAGAATTTAAATACGAGAAATTTTCTTGCTGCTGAGGGATGAAAGGAAGATGTCAATTGGTATCATTTGCTGGCTTGTTGGGCCAAGTCAGTAGGACAACATTTTCAGCAGGTGTAGTAGAAGGTAAATTATCTGAAATGCCCTGGGTTTTTCTAGCTCCAAGTTTGTGGCTTAGCTTTGAAACAACCCTAATTTGATtcagtccttttctttcttgggaaGATATTTTCGCAGTATTTGctttccattttatggattagAGAATGGACGTTTACATTTACACATGTTCAATGTGTTGaattcctagtttttaaaaaatatcttctaaaaatcacatttgttatGAGGGAGGTTACTGTGATGACATTCAGTATTGTGGCCATTTACTGTGATATGCATCACTGGTCATTTAcagtctttttgaaaatatttatatattttagttgtaggtgggcacaatacctttattttatgtttgtggtagtgctaaggatcaaacccagggcctaatgtgtgctaggtgagtgtgctaccactgagccaaaaccccagcccccattgaCAGCCTTTTGTGTTATATCTATAGTAATTAGTATGACTTTTGAAATGGATAATTattgtttaaattatattttgaaaataattgttttgtgtgtatgtgggagGGTGTGATGCTGATTAGATTTCTTCATAAGCATTTGTCCCCAAGGCTGAAAAGAGGGAAAATCCCTCTACTACTGTGTAGAGATGGGTGTCCTTGTTCCCACACCATGCTCTCAAAATTGTTCTCAAGTAGCAGATGTGTTTGTGAATTGGATGGGACTGTAACCGAAGTTCACAGTCACTTCAGCTCTGAGTGCCTCTTGGTAGATCTGTGACCCAGTTATGTCCTATTCAGGACCAAAGCCTAggtatagagaaggaaaagtgggaaaggagaggaacatTTAGCCATGAAGCTTCCCAAGGCCATTAACTTGTAGGGAATTTATTAAGAGGTGGAATCTAGACTCTGGAGGGAGGGGTACTTTGCCATTAGCCGTTGCTGCTTGGATGATTAGATACCTTTGGTGTCTGGGTTTAATCTAGGCCTCTAACCCATTCAGTACTTCCCCTGCTTGATATTCTCAGTCCAGGGCTCTTTGTTCCTTCGGTGCCTTTGAACATACAGCTAGGAAAATGCTttgcccagatttttttttttttatctccccgtgccaggaattgaacccaggggcactaataCCTACCGTGCTTTGAGACAGAAGAGAGCAGAAAGAATGTAGCCTAGCAGGAAGCCAATAAAAGGCATCAGGGAGGAGACGGTCAGCAGGTGTGGAGTCATGGCATACATGATGCTCTTGCCTGTGTTGATGATGGAGAGGGCTGTGACAGCCACAGCAATTAATAGAGTGATGATCGCTCCTCCCTGGACACAAGGACAAGAAGAAAAGTCACTGTGGGAGGTAGAAGGGATGGGGAAGCACAGATAGGGGTTGGGGGAAAAATAAAGTATACTTTTAGACTTAATGGTTTGTATGCTTGGAAGACAAACTTAACACTAGAACTCATCCACATGGCCTTTTTTGATCCTGTTCTGGATGGCACGTTTTCAGTGAACAGCTGTAGTTTCGAGGACTTGAGACTATTCAGGCCTCCTGTAAAAGTGGGTACTCTTTGGTTCAAAGTTATTGTATTTGGAGTCTCGTGCACCTTCCTATGTTACTGTCAGTGTTTGGTAGAATTTGTCGTACTTGTCTCAAATAGCCTCCATTATAGGCAGGGACTTTGttgtcttaaaatgaatataactTCTGGAAATGACTAGTCATGGAAAGAAAAGTTAGTGAAAAAAGGTAGTTGGGTGAGCCAGGTAGTACTGTTTTCAATAGCAAATCACATGCAACCATGAAGGAACAAGCCTGCTCTCTTGCAAGACTTGCAAATTTGGTATGAACAAAGTTACCAAAAGGAGGTTCCGGAATGTCTTGTGTAGCATCATCAGCACTGTGCAAGTTCATCTTGTCCCAGGAAGATGGACATGTGTGCTGCAAAGGCAACATGTACTTGGAACAATCAAAAGTTCTTgttataaaaagttattttcttggACTTCTCCCCTGGCCACCGCGCGGGAGGGAGGCCAAGATGGCAGATGAAATCGCCAAGGCTCAGGTCACCCAGCCTGGCAGCGACACCATCTTCGGGACAATCATCTGCAGGGAAATCCCCgccaaaataattttcaaggatGACCAGTGTCTTGCTTTCCATGACTTTTTCCCCTCAAGCAACAACACATTTTCTGGTGATACCCAAGAGACATATAGCCCAGATTTCTGCTACAGATGATGATGAAAATCTTGGAAACTTAATGATTGTTGGCAAGACATTTGCTGCCTTTTGGGGCCTGAAGGGGTTATCAGATGGTGGTGATTGAAGGTGCAGAAGGTGGACAGTTGGTCTATCATGTTCATCTACATGTTCTTGGAGGTCAGCGGATGAATTGGCCTCCTGGCTAAGCTCATATTGGGGACAGTTTTCCCTTCTCTAGGCAATGATTATGTTGGCATTTTTCAATATGTCGAGCACATGATTATTTATGCCTGGGTCTGGAGGTATTAAGGAAATACTTTTAAACACCTATACATTAATAAAGATGTtgcatggttaaaaaaaagtttattttatggtTGCATATTACTATTGAAAAATTTCAGTGGTGAATTTATGATGAAATTAGTGTTCAGGTTTTTCAGTCTATAGCATAAAAGGATGTCAGCTTTCAACATGCTCCAGAAATCAACACGTATATGTAAATTTAAGACTCTTATTTTCCAGGTAAAGGAATATATAGCAGACTTTTCTCAAAtttaggtttaatccccagtgctcagaaaaaaagaaaggaaaaggcaaaggctgagtttttttgtttttaagtggcTGTGTTCATCCTTTGTCATCCTATCCCATAAAGAGTGTAGTGAGTGCAAAACTGCTCACTTAACCCTTCTATGaccttttaaattgaaataaaccCAACTTCAAATAGCTGACTCTGGTCAAAGATATCTGCTTAAACTGTTCAGGCACTAGTTGGATTCCCTATTAAGTTTAGACCTGAGATGGACCAGCTCTCGTGGTGGAAAGATCCTGGGGACTTGGACTGAATACAGACAAGTAACTTACCAAAGAAACTTAAAGGGAGTCTCAAAAGAAGTGAAGGGAGGTGGTAAGAAAGCGGAAGAGCTCAGTCTCCAAAGCCAAGGGAGAAAGCTTTTTAGGAGGAAGTGGGCAAATGTGTAAAATTCTGCTGAAAGGTCAAGAAAGCGTTGAGCAACGTCTATTGGATTTGTCATAGTAGAGCGGGTGATCACTAAGATGCTGAGTGAATGGGAGACCAAGGAGAAGAAAGGTAACAGACTAATTGTTGAGGGTCTGGTTAGATATGAGAAGATTGTGGTAGTGTAGTAGAAATGGAAGGTGTTCTAGAGGAAGTAAATTAATGGGAATGAAGGAGAGCTTTCCTGAAACCTGACTGGAAAGAGGAGCAAAGGAGGTCTTAATTGGAATGAGAGGTTGGGTCCTACAAAATATCTGAGCAAGGGATTTCCCCCCGCCCCCCTAAAGATAGGGGAAATGAGGACCTTGATCAGAGCTGATTGTGAAGAAACAATACCAGAGACGTTTGAGAAATCAGGAGAGGGGAAGACTGTCAGAGGAGGGTGTATAATCAATAAAAGAGGCCCTCTGAGGAACAAGGGCAGAGAGGATAGGACCTGGAAGGTTCACTTCAGGTGATCAACCATGGACAGGAGGTAGAATAACAAACACTTCATGTTTTTCAACAGGTAAAACCTGCTGCCAAGCCTTGGCTTCCAAGCTGCATGCGCTGTAGACCACCCCTAAGCTTAGATCTAGGGACAGACAGAACAGGTCCCAAGGATGTGGGGAGGCATAGTTCTCCCTGAGGTCCAGAATGATCTGCAGGTCTTGGGGATGAATAATGAGTCAGAGAGGAGGCTGACGGGGACCAAGATAAAAAATGTTGGTGGAGGGCCCACAGCTGTGCTTTCAAGATTGTAGATTCTGAGATTCCTCTTGTGTGTTCTGTGACCACAATACTATAAATTCTCTGAAGTTTACTCActtcattccattccattcctgaAATGCTGGGAGTACATCACCACCTGGCACCCTTTGCTATTTAAGTCAGTCAAGTTTGCCTCAGTGCCCTCTGAACTCTATTCAGACTTCTCTCAATCTTAGCTAACACCTACTTACTCTTTATGGTCTGGCTCAAACCTCTCCTCCAAGAAACCTCTGACCACCCCCAGCTCTCAAAAATTGCGTTTCCTTACGTTCTGCCAATACCTGTTATGCAGTTGTTGGGCCTTATTTCTCTCATGTCACTTTGTACAAATATCAAACTATGAAGACTTTACTCAGTATGCAGCATAAACTAGCATCTGGTGAGAGGAGGATAATGTAAACATTAAAGTAATGGTTATGGGAACTggggcatggctcagtggtagagcactcgcctcgcatgtgtgaggcattgggtttgattcttaaccaccacatataaataaatctaaaggtccatcaacaactgaaaacattaaaaaataatggttATGCCTTatacttttttcccctctaactTCAAATGTATTCTTGGGCACCTTATGATCCCATGAAATATTAGGAGTACCaagcttattttgtttttttttttttttgtaccagggattgaacccagagttgcttaactactgagccacatcctcagccttatttattttttttttattttgagacacagtcttgctgagttgctggggctggctctgaacttgcagtcctcatgccttagcctcccaacctgctggaattacaggtgtgtatgcCACTGCAgcggtggttttgttttgttgtgttttgttttttcttctcctaaTTAAGGAAACTGATGTGGTTTGCGTGAGTGTTTTCCTGAGGTCCATGTGTGATAGGCTTGGTTCCTAGGGTGGCATGAATGGGAAGTACTGTGGGCATACAGAGGTAGGGCTTTATGGGCGTTCCTTAGGTCCTTGGGATCATACTCTTGAAGGGGACTGGGAACCTGGCACCGTGCTTATGTGTGTGCTCTCTTCCACACCCACATTCTTCCTGTCTCAAAGACGTAAGCACTTGCTCCAATATTATTCCTGCCAATGACCATCCACCCTCACTGGAGGATAAGAActacctgatcttggacttgaGCCTCCAAAAGTGTGAGCTGAAATAAACTGCTTTACTCCATAAGTAGCTTTGTGTGGTGTTATCGTTTCCTTCCCATGTTGCTCTCTTAAGACAGGGCTCCCACATTCTTACCTTCATGATATGGGGTACGTATTTTGGCCGTTTGGATTTGAGGATGATTCCTATGGTGCAAGGGATGAGAACCATGACCAATGATATAATGATGCCTATATAGGGCACCTTATCCTGCAGGCTGCCATCATAGATCCCTTTGGAGTAGATGTACAAGAGGAGAGGCATCAGACCCAGGGCAAAGAATGTGGAGCAGGTGGTCATCACAATGCTGAGTGGGAGACATAAGAGCAGAGGGAGCCCATTAACAGACTATTTGTGGAAGGAAGGTCTGCCGTGTGCGAGGCACTGCGCTAAGTGCTTTACAAACTGCTTCATTTCCTTAAGCAGTAAGCATACTATCTCCTTTTGGCTTTTAGGGAAGCTGATGAGTTGTGATTAGCCTCAACTCAGTTAAGTGACAGAATTTGAGTTCACTGTCCAACTTCATTAGTCCTATATGCTTCACTGAGAAAGGGACCATACCAATCCTATCTGTAATAGAACCTTTTTGCTTTGAGCATTCACCTTGTGCACGACCCATTTTGAATACAGCTGATTCCCATCACCCTGACTATCACATAGGATCATGGAAACCTGATAGAGTTGCTAAATGTCTGGCTTAGAGCCTAGGGATAGGGAATAGCCAGATGGAGTAGCTTTGTCCAACAGATAATTTGTATTAACAAGTGCATTTTACCTCTTGAGGAGTAAGACCATGAGTGGTCTTGGGGATAGGTGGCATGGGAGGAGacgccccccgccccccaaaaataTGGTATGATTAGAAGGACTGTAAGAAATAGGAGCAAATCAATAATTTGAAGGTTGTGGGGCAATAGAAGAGGCCCCAATTATtcagagtaaagaaaaatttcatagaTGCAGAACAACAAAATTCAGTGCTTTTAATTATTACACTAACAACATGGAAATTCCTGATTCTACAGTAAACATCATATTTGGTGGTGAAATAAGGACTTaatttaacaaaaggaaaaaatggtattctcacttttataattataaatttataggtCCTCTTGCACagcaaaacaaatagaaatgttaaggatgggaaaagaagaaaactaatttttttgcCAATAATAGGATTATTCATAGAGGAAAGTTTCCATTGTAACTAGTAAGAGAATCCATAagtttttaaatacattcataatgttaaaaaatggaACCCAACATACTAATAACAaataggtaattttttaaaaatgccattagttatattcacaaaaacaaaaaaattagatctAGAAGATGTAAGatctgggtgttttttttttttgtttttttttttccaagatgtAAAATctatagaagaaataaaacttcatagATATGAAAAAAGGCCCAAGGCAAAGAAAAACTATACCATATTCATGGATGGGGAAGGTTGAATATTATTGTAAAAATGGTCTctataaatataatgcaaatcTAGACAAAATttccccaattttttatttttattggattggtactggggattgaacttgggcactccaccactgagttatgttcccagtccttttcctagttttactttttattttgacacaggatctaaATTGTTgggtttggcctcaaactttcaatcctgaAAACTCCCTCAgactccctagttgctgggattacattaTACCCAACTCAGAAAATTTTTTGGTAGACTTGAAAACTGATAAATTAAGGCGAACACATAAAAGGCAGCTGGGTGCAGTtacacacacctctaatcccagcaactcaggaggctgatgctcatgagttcaaggccatgAGGCCctgtttcagaaaataaaaggggtggggggatgttTCTCAGcagtaaaatgcccctggattcaatccccagtaggggAGGCGGAGTAGAAAGGTAAGAGTAGCTAGCATCAATTTCAAGAATAATGTATGGGGGCactgggattgtaactcagtggtagagtacttgcctagcacttgtgaggcactgggttcaatcctcagcaccacataaaaattcacaaaaataaaggtattgtgtccatctacaactaaaaaaatgtttaaaaaataatgtagggGGCCTTTTGCCTGGTTGCACCCTTGAAAGCGACATGGGTCACCAACAGCTCTACTGGAGCCACCCGCGAAAATTCGGCCAGGGTTCTCGCTCTTGCTGCGTATGCTCAAACCGGCACGGTCTGATCCGGAAATACGGCCTTAACATGTGCCGGCAGTGTTTCCGTCAGTACGCGAAGGATATAGGCTTCATTAAGTTGGACTAAGTGATCTTCCTCGAATGGATTGCCCAAGACAGCCTCCTAATGAAAGAACATGCTAGTTctttgtacataaaataaaattctaaaaacttaaacaacaacaacaaaaaaaaaaatgtagggggAGTTAACATTTCAGATATTGAGACTCATAAGTTGATTGTAATTAGGAAAATGTGGTCCTGGGGCAAGGCTAGCCATATCAACCAATAAGATTTCAAATACAAACACATTTAATGAGAGAGGAGGCATTATATAATTACTGGGAAAAAttcagtggtgctgggaatttatTCATGTGGAAAGATAGATCAcccacacataaaaataaatcctagTTTGAAGATCTCTGCACAAAAAGcaataatttaaacttttcaaagaaaatagaGAACCTGTCACTTTGCAGATAACAGGCAGTTTCTTAAACCCAGAAATTTAAATGGTCAAGAAAAAATAGTGGTAAATTTGACTAAATGAGAATAAGCAGTCTGTAAGATATCATTATCAAAGTGTAAATATAAGCCCCATGCAGTGAATAGACTGTTTCACCATATACAAATGactttgataattaaaaaatacactaaaacAATCCCACAGATAAACAAAGCCCATAACATTTCCAGGGGAGGATACAAAAATGATCAGTAAATAGATGAAAAGCTGCCAGGTCTCCCATGAAATGCAACTTAAAATCATTCATGAGTTGGCAATACTTTAATAAAAGTCTGATAATTCCAAACATAAATATAGGGAGAAACAGGGATCCTTATGAAGTATGAAGTAGAGCAACTACATTTGCTGAAGAACTGAGTCCATGGTTCAGC
The Sciurus carolinensis chromosome 2, mSciCar1.2, whole genome shotgun sequence DNA segment above includes these coding regions:
- the LOC124976171 gene encoding 40S ribosomal protein S29-like; amino-acid sequence: MGHQQLYWSHPRKFGQGSRSCCVCSNRHGLIRKYGLNMCRQCFRQYAKDIGFIKLD
- the Slc10a1 gene encoding hepatic sodium/bile acid cotransporter, producing MEVHNVSVPFNFSLPPNFGKRPTDRALSILLVIMLLLIMLSLGCTMEFSKIKAHLWKPKGLVIAMVAQYGIMPLTAFLLGKVFRLNNIEALAILICGCSPGGNLSNIFSLAVKGDMNLSIVMTTCSTFFALGLMPLLLYIYSKGIYDGSLQDKVPYIGIIISLVMVLIPCTIGIILKSKRPKYVPHIMKGGAIITLLIAVAVTALSIINTGKSIMYAMTPHLLTVSSLMPFIGFLLGYILSALFCLKARCRRTISMETGFQNIQLCSTILKVTFPPQVIGPLFFFPLLYMIFQLGEGLLFIIIFRCYEKIKPPKDKTKMIYTAAATQEAIPGALGNSAHKEEECSPRTA